One genomic window of Candidatus Shapirobacteria bacterium includes the following:
- a CDS encoding glycerol-3-phosphate acyltransferase — MSIINPIVISYLIGCFPTALIIVYLFTGQDVRSGGSGNMGALNTLRTVKKEKRSILLAAVAFLIVALTDIFKGILVLNLFPDSPVLATFFVILGHNYPVFLKFYGGRGAATLMGIIFYYQPIMLIVWLLTLVIFMYLTEFVFFIKKKFKGRFPSFSHIISDQILGRLIGEIFALVPIFLINPTMFLPVLVGTILVLIRHHGRLQKQLKAVLFSK; from the coding sequence ATGTCGATAATTAACCCCATTGTTATTTCTTATCTCATCGGTTGTTTCCCCACTGCCCTGATTATTGTCTATCTTTTTACCGGCCAAGATGTCCGCTCCGGGGGCTCGGGCAACATGGGCGCCCTAAATACCCTAAGAACCGTCAAGAAAGAAAAAAGAAGTATCCTTCTTGCTGCCGTCGCTTTTTTGATTGTCGCTCTGACGGATATTTTTAAAGGAATTTTGGTCCTAAACCTTTTCCCCGATAGTCCCGTTTTAGCCACCTTTTTTGTCATCCTTGGTCACAATTATCCGGTTTTTCTGAAATTTTATGGTGGCCGGGGAGCCGCCACTCTTATGGGGATAATTTTCTACTATCAGCCGATAATGCTTATTGTCTGGCTTCTCACCCTTGTTATTTTTATGTATTTAACTGAGTTCGTTTTCTTTATCAAAAAGAAATTCAAAGGTCGTTTCCCTTCTTTTTCACACATCATCTCTGACCAAATTTTGGGTCGCCTGATAGGGGAAATATTTGCCCTCGTCCCAATATTTTTAATAAACCCGACTATGTTTTTACCGGTTCTAGTCGGTACCATCCTTGTCTTGATTCGTCATCACGGCCGGCTCCAAAAACAGTTAAAAGCAGTTTTATTTTCCAAATGA
- the mvaD gene encoding diphosphomevalonate decarboxylase has product MKATATSPSNIAFIKYWGNRHHDLRLCWNDNISMNLSNMLTTTTVEFSGEFKNDSLEIAGNQVAATELARVVNVLDLIRKKNNISHFAKVASKNSFPIGTGLSSSASAFAALALAASAAAGLKLSEKELSILARRGSGSACRSIPSGFTRWLAGCTDHKSFAVSVYPSSYWKIVDVVVLVSNFRKDIGSTDGHKIAHTSPFLKTRLKNLPAKIAQINEFIKTKNFEKFGELVESEALELHAIMITSTPSLIYLTPESIRLMKQVQSWRKEGIPVYFTLNTGQDVHLICEQNTVAEITKKLRSLDYVKDIIENHPCAGAHLVENHLF; this is encoded by the coding sequence GTGAAAGCCACCGCTACCTCTCCGTCAAACATTGCCTTTATTAAATACTGGGGCAACCGCCACCACGATCTCCGTTTGTGCTGGAACGACAATATCTCCATGAATTTAAGTAACATGTTGACCACTACCACCGTCGAGTTTTCGGGCGAATTCAAAAACGATTCCCTGGAAATTGCCGGCAATCAGGTCGCCGCCACCGAACTTGCCAGAGTAGTTAACGTTTTGGATCTTATCAGAAAAAAAAATAATATTTCCCATTTTGCCAAAGTAGCCTCCAAAAATTCCTTTCCCATCGGCACTGGTCTTTCTTCATCCGCCTCAGCCTTTGCTGCTCTGGCGCTCGCCGCCTCTGCCGCCGCCGGTTTGAAATTATCCGAAAAAGAGTTATCAATTTTGGCCCGCCGCGGCTCTGGTTCTGCCTGCCGCTCTATTCCCTCGGGTTTTACCAGGTGGCTTGCCGGGTGCACCGACCATAAAAGTTTTGCTGTTTCCGTTTATCCATCCTCCTATTGGAAAATTGTCGATGTGGTGGTTCTGGTTTCCAATTTTAGAAAAGACATTGGTTCCACTGATGGCCACAAGATTGCCCACACCAGTCCATTTTTAAAAACCAGGCTAAAAAATCTCCCCGCAAAAATTGCCCAAATTAACGAATTTATCAAAACCAAAAATTTTGAAAAATTTGGTGAATTAGTCGAGTCCGAAGCCCTCGAGCTTCACGCAATCATGATCACCTCCACCCCCTCCCTGATTTATCTGACCCCCGAAAGTATCCGGCTTATGAAACAAGTTCAGTCATGGCGCAAAGAGGGGATACCGGTTTATTTCACTCTTAACACCGGTCAGGATGTCCATCTGATTTGCGAGCAAAATACTGTCGCCGAAATTACAAAAAAACTTCGATCTCTGGATTATGTTAAAGACATTATCGAAAATCATCCCTGCGCCGGCGCTCATCTGGTCGAAAACCACCTATTTTGA
- a CDS encoding methyltransferase domain-containing protein translates to MKSDHLISSSEAGFGKRLRDIELWGDKEGQIVTNYQEISEYIARRIFSKTGDKSILEICCGIGSLTVFLAKVFSRVIAVDINPIRIVAANKNLQLNNLINRVDLITGDIENEKVINKICNKYKIGAVCTDVTWSETGIYGQDHTDDLDKTTPATDKLFKLLTDRDWKNICMRLPKTIDYKQLMGLGSVEIEEISINGELKFIYAYFGMLVKDIGITKKNFRIDRK, encoded by the coding sequence ATGAAAAGTGACCACTTAATAAGTTCTTCTGAGGCAGGATTTGGAAAAAGGCTTAGAGATATTGAGCTGTGGGGGGATAAAGAAGGACAAATCGTGACGAACTATCAGGAAATATCCGAATATATCGCAAGAAGGATTTTTTCTAAAACCGGGGATAAAAGTATATTGGAAATTTGTTGCGGGATAGGATCTCTTACTGTGTTTTTGGCTAAAGTTTTTAGCCGGGTAATTGCGGTTGATATTAATCCAATTCGAATTGTAGCGGCAAATAAAAATCTACAATTAAACAATTTAATAAACAGAGTCGATTTAATAACCGGAGATATTGAAAACGAAAAGGTTATTAACAAAATTTGTAATAAATACAAGATTGGGGCTGTTTGTACGGATGTCACATGGTCTGAAACCGGTATCTACGGACAAGATCATACGGATGACTTGGATAAAACTACACCAGCTACGGATAAATTATTTAAGTTATTGACTGATAGAGATTGGAAAAATATCTGTATGAGACTACCAAAAACGATTGACTATAAACAATTAATGGGTTTGGGGTCGGTAGAAATTGAAGAAATTTCCATAAATGGAGAATTAAAGTTTATTTACGCTTATTTTGGCATGCTAGTTAAGGATATCGGAATAACAAAGAAGAACTTTCGGATAGACAGAAAATAA
- a CDS encoding NUDIX domain-containing protein, with the protein MGGDFKWVSTTNMFVMDGSKVLVIKRGEEEKDFPGWYMLPGGKQEANETPIQTAIRETFEETGIKVTNPKLRVLATHNHEYRERMYLVYIFSSTEFLGQIVQSDEGTAMWMPIDELINNPKLYPDLKRHIRMIIGDEEHEVLFTYHKFDDNLNIIEEA; encoded by the coding sequence ATGGGTGGAGATTTTAAGTGGGTGTCTACAACAAATATGTTTGTAATGGATGGGAGTAAAGTGCTAGTGATTAAAAGAGGAGAGGAAGAGAAAGATTTTCCCGGTTGGTATATGCTGCCCGGAGGGAAGCAAGAAGCGAATGAAACACCGATACAGACTGCAATTAGAGAAACTTTTGAAGAGACGGGAATAAAGGTAACAAATCCAAAATTAAGAGTTTTGGCGACACACAATCACGAATACCGGGAAAGAATGTATCTGGTATACATATTCTCATCTACCGAATTCTTGGGACAAATTGTCCAGTCAGATGAAGGAACCGCGATGTGGATGCCGATTGATGAACTTATAAATAACCCAAAGTTATACCCGGACTTAAAGAGACATATTAGAATGATTATAGGGGACGAAGAGCATGAAGTATTGTTTACGTATCATAAGTTTGACGATAACTTGAATATCATCGAGGAAGCCTGA
- the plsY gene encoding glycerol-3-phosphate 1-O-acyltransferase PlsY — MMDTGYFLVAILSFLSGSIPFGYILSKVKGVDITKKGSGNIGATNISRVFGIKWAILVGLFDVLKGAIPVYVAKRLGFSDWQLVAVCLFPVLGNVFNPWLGFKGGKGVSTTFGVLSVLLGWRLGLICLLVWIALLYLINLMSLTNLLLILFAPYLLYSLHGFRLSLVGFIMILIIWYSHRKNITRLISGQEPPLFNRP, encoded by the coding sequence ATGATGGACACCGGGTATTTTTTGGTTGCAATTCTATCCTTTTTATCCGGCTCTATCCCTTTTGGTTATATTTTGAGTAAAGTCAAAGGTGTTGATATTACCAAAAAAGGGAGTGGAAATATCGGTGCCACCAATATCTCTCGTGTATTTGGTATTAAATGGGCAATCCTCGTCGGGCTTTTCGACGTTTTAAAAGGGGCCATCCCTGTCTATGTCGCCAAACGTCTGGGGTTTTCCGATTGGCAACTTGTAGCCGTTTGTCTCTTCCCAGTTCTTGGCAATGTTTTTAACCCTTGGCTTGGTTTCAAAGGCGGCAAAGGGGTCAGCACCACTTTTGGTGTTTTGTCCGTGTTGCTCGGGTGGCGTTTAGGCCTAATTTGCCTTCTTGTTTGGATTGCTCTTCTGTATCTCATCAACCTCATGAGTCTTACAAACCTCCTGCTTATACTTTTCGCCCCATATCTACTGTATAGTCTCCATGGTTTTAGACTTTCACTCGTTGGTTTTATTATGATTTTAATTATTTGGTATTCTCACCGAAAAAATATCACCCGGCTTATCTCCGGTCAGGAACCCCCACTTTTTAACCGTCCATGA
- a CDS encoding NUDIX hydrolase, with amino-acid sequence MKLNINPPDFIYCPFCGNKLEIKFDGEKERKYCLTDNWTYYPFVANAVGAVIRNGDKVLLVKRNKEPYKNTWMFPAGFVDYGEHPEDSLAREVKEETGLDVISSSLMGIFQVDDDPRSPGHFDFFYEVKVGLKNEIKTDKDENNDINWFDLINLPEIGWHTHQKVVDIVRKEV; translated from the coding sequence ATGAAGTTAAATATTAACCCACCAGACTTTATTTATTGTCCATTTTGCGGTAATAAATTAGAAATAAAGTTTGACGGTGAAAAAGAAAGAAAATATTGTCTCACCGACAATTGGACTTATTATCCGTTTGTGGCCAACGCAGTCGGTGCCGTGATTCGGAACGGCGATAAAGTACTACTGGTTAAACGGAACAAAGAACCGTATAAAAATACATGGATGTTCCCTGCTGGGTTTGTAGATTATGGGGAGCACCCGGAAGATTCATTGGCCAGAGAGGTAAAAGAAGAGACGGGATTGGATGTAATAAGTTCTAGTTTAATGGGAATATTTCAGGTTGACGATGATCCCCGGAGTCCAGGCCATTTTGATTTTTTTTACGAGGTAAAAGTTGGGTTGAAGAATGAGATTAAAACCGATAAAGACGAGAATAACGATATTAATTGGTTTGACTTAATAAATTTACCGGAAATAGGATGGCATACTCATCAGAAGGTTGTAGATATTGTTAGAAAAGAAGTCTAA
- a CDS encoding isopentenyl phosphate kinase, protein MKNLILLKLGGSLITDKSKPYTARDDVIRRLAIEIKKSKSSKYQLLISHGSGSFAHTLASQYGTADGAKTEDQIKGLCQVQQVAIEINRIVNRIFLDEGLNVLSFVPSSFTTSDNKDLNSLYIDPIVIALKLGIIPLVFGDIILDKKIGSCIYSGEANLDNLIPPLQSNGFSISKVIQAGTTDGVYDENGTTIPIITPQNFPSLRSALKSSTVADVTGGMLHKIEESLNMAKTGTDVFIINGTHPDNLFSAIVSDDCSKSTLITTK, encoded by the coding sequence ATGAAAAATCTAATTCTTTTAAAATTAGGTGGCAGCTTAATTACAGACAAGTCAAAGCCCTATACTGCCCGCGACGATGTGATTCGCCGTTTAGCCATAGAAATAAAAAAATCCAAATCTTCAAAATATCAACTCCTCATTTCTCACGGATCGGGTTCTTTCGCCCACACTCTGGCTAGTCAATATGGCACTGCCGACGGTGCAAAAACAGAAGACCAGATCAAGGGCCTATGTCAGGTCCAACAAGTGGCCATCGAAATCAATCGTATCGTTAATCGTATTTTTTTAGACGAGGGGCTAAATGTTTTGTCTTTTGTCCCTTCATCCTTTACTACTTCGGATAACAAAGACTTAAATTCCCTCTACATCGATCCGATTGTAATCGCTCTGAAACTTGGGATAATTCCCCTTGTTTTTGGCGATATAATTTTGGACAAAAAAATCGGCAGTTGTATTTATTCCGGGGAGGCCAACCTTGATAATCTTATCCCGCCGCTTCAATCAAATGGTTTTTCAATTTCCAAAGTCATCCAGGCCGGTACCACCGATGGTGTCTACGACGAAAACGGAACCACAATTCCAATAATCACCCCCCAAAATTTTCCTTCTCTAAGATCTGCCCTTAAAAGCTCAACCGTCGCTGATGTTACCGGCGGTATGCTACACAAGATCGAGGAGAGTTTAAATATGGCCAAAACCGGCACCGATGTTTTTATCATCAACGGCACTCACCCTGATAATTTATTCTCCGCCATCGTCTCAGACGATTGCAGTAAATCTACTTTAATCACGACTAAATAA
- a CDS encoding DegV family protein: MNSLNLENLSQMFFRAAEKVDENKHQINLTNFFPVPDKDTGNNLSQTLNGIKRALISKNFTDINDFRSLALEGALDSASGNIGIIYTGFLVGFLQTFQQIPIEISNLATAFQNGFKKAHTSIQNPKTGTVLDVIKAVSLSFAVESRKNKNIILAFQNSIKSASKAVDATRSHVGISGKTSSVDAGGLGFLIALEGFLEALNHQDVHVVQKQKFADSPVVAISDSGRFEIICLLKPSVNNFDCLKNLGDSLDIITVNQKTKIHIHTNHPDPVIKKIKSLGKVLKIEKQDLLEQISVSARLGGIGLIVDGAADLPKNLLFQYDIPVAPFRIIKSGKVSTTSQPSPKIYHQLFQSHLKKYQKIICLTISSLLSGSYNSALQARSLLSLYDQRRVHIIDSFCVSGGEAILALQILELIAKKQKAKIIVKKIKSQIPKIHTIALIDDPKWAEMGGRLSHTKANIVRVLKKLKLNPFLQIKDGVMKNAGLGFGGGDLARVMFDRLKKYDKPNYRLQIIITHTANQKLVKNLQQLLENYGIKVIFSTVTSPVLSVHLGPGSIVCSYVDN, from the coding sequence ATGAATTCTCTCAACCTTGAAAATTTATCCCAAATGTTTTTCCGTGCCGCCGAAAAAGTCGATGAAAATAAACACCAGATTAACCTTACCAATTTTTTCCCCGTCCCCGACAAAGACACCGGCAACAATTTAAGCCAAACCCTAAATGGCATCAAAAGGGCTCTAATTTCAAAAAATTTTACCGACATTAATGATTTTCGATCTCTTGCTCTGGAAGGGGCGCTCGACTCTGCCTCCGGCAACATCGGTATAATTTATACCGGATTTTTGGTAGGATTTTTACAAACATTTCAGCAAATTCCCATCGAAATTAGCAATTTAGCCACCGCTTTTCAAAACGGTTTCAAGAAAGCCCATACTTCTATTCAAAATCCCAAAACCGGCACTGTTCTCGATGTTATAAAAGCCGTCTCTCTCTCTTTTGCCGTAGAGAGCAGGAAAAACAAAAACATAATTCTCGCTTTTCAAAACTCAATCAAATCTGCCTCCAAAGCGGTCGATGCCACCAGGTCACATGTCGGGATTTCCGGTAAAACCTCTTCCGTTGATGCCGGCGGTTTAGGTTTTTTAATTGCTCTGGAAGGTTTTTTGGAAGCCCTAAATCACCAAGATGTCCATGTCGTTCAAAAGCAAAAATTCGCCGACTCTCCGGTTGTCGCCATCTCCGACTCCGGACGTTTTGAAATTATTTGTCTCCTCAAGCCCTCTGTAAACAATTTTGATTGTCTGAAAAATTTGGGCGATTCTCTGGATATTATTACTGTCAATCAAAAAACTAAAATTCATATTCATACCAACCATCCTGATCCTGTTATCAAAAAGATCAAATCCCTAGGCAAAGTCCTAAAAATAGAAAAACAGGATCTTTTAGAACAAATCTCCGTCTCCGCCCGTCTGGGTGGTATTGGCCTGATTGTAGATGGTGCCGCTGATTTGCCAAAGAACTTACTTTTCCAATACGATATCCCCGTTGCGCCCTTCAGGATTATTAAATCAGGCAAAGTATCAACCACTTCCCAGCCGTCACCAAAAATTTACCATCAGCTTTTTCAGTCGCATTTAAAAAAATACCAAAAAATCATTTGTCTTACTATTTCCTCTCTTTTATCCGGATCATACAACAGCGCCCTTCAAGCCAGAAGTTTACTTAGCCTATACGACCAAAGAAGAGTTCACATCATCGACTCTTTTTGCGTCAGCGGGGGAGAGGCCATTTTGGCTCTCCAAATTTTAGAGCTGATTGCTAAAAAACAAAAAGCCAAAATAATTGTCAAAAAAATCAAAAGCCAGATTCCAAAAATACACACCATCGCCCTGATTGATGATCCAAAGTGGGCCGAAATGGGTGGCCGCCTAAGTCATACCAAAGCCAATATAGTTCGGGTTTTAAAAAAATTAAAGCTCAACCCTTTTCTTCAGATAAAAGACGGTGTTATGAAAAATGCCGGTCTGGGTTTTGGGGGCGGGGATCTCGCCCGGGTTATGTTTGACCGTCTAAAAAAATATGATAAACCAAACTATCGCCTCCAAATAATTATCACCCATACCGCAAACCAAAAGCTCGTAAAAAACCTACAACAATTACTCGAGAATTATGGGATAAAAGTAATTTTTTCCACTGTCACTTCTCCTGTTTTAAGTGTCCACTTAGGCCCCGGTTCAATAGTTTGTTCATATGTCGATAATTAA
- a CDS encoding co-chaperone GroES, whose product MTGIQTKIHPASGYVLVSPQKKEKTTQSGIVLPDSHEDKPQQGTVLAIGPEMVTDYGAKKYAPCAVGDVVIYREWGGKEYKEEENDLLILKFDDIMATIK is encoded by the coding sequence ATGACAGGTATTCAAACCAAAATCCACCCCGCTTCAGGTTATGTTTTAGTCTCCCCTCAAAAAAAGGAGAAAACTACTCAATCAGGTATAGTCTTGCCCGATTCCCACGAGGACAAGCCCCAACAGGGTACAGTTTTGGCCATTGGCCCCGAAATGGTTACCGACTACGGTGCCAAAAAATACGCCCCTTGTGCCGTTGGTGACGTAGTTATTTATCGTGAATGGGGTGGCAAAGAATACAAAGAAGAAGAAAACGACCTTTTAATTTTAAAGTTCGACGACATCATGGCTACTATTAAATAA
- the eno gene encoding phosphopyruvate hydratase, giving the protein MSKIKSIYAREILASGGEPTLEATVILESGAIGEASVPYGASAGSHEATVLLDGDKSRYNGKGMLKAVANINEILVKELTGMEADDQRKIDEKMLLIDGTEYKSKIGGNAMLGVSMAVARAAAEETKLPLYLYLRKNFGIEQGEIRLPRPMIVMIEGGKHADNSTDLQEYMVSMQLDDSARENVRREMEIYGKLKSIFKELKINTNVGNEGAFAFAGIKQPDVTITGAFAPLAMKSNEEPLGLLLRAIEMAGYKPETEAALSIDAAASEFYENGKYNLKTENRVVTAEELIEYYDSWLNKYPIATMEDMLHEDDWDNWVKLVEKINGKIPLIADDLTVTNTKRWQKAIEMKAATAILIKLNQAGTLTETVDCCLLANKHGLMTVPSHRGGGETNDTFMVDLAVAVGSTYIKVGPTRGERVCKYNRLMRIEEEISGK; this is encoded by the coding sequence ATGTCAAAAATAAAAAGCATTTATGCCCGGGAAATATTAGCCAGTGGCGGAGAACCAACTCTGGAAGCAACGGTTATTCTGGAAAGCGGAGCAATCGGGGAAGCATCGGTACCATATGGGGCCTCGGCCGGAAGTCACGAGGCGACGGTACTTTTGGATGGAGATAAAAGTCGGTATAACGGTAAAGGAATGTTGAAGGCGGTGGCGAATATCAATGAAATTTTGGTTAAAGAATTAACAGGGATGGAGGCGGATGATCAGAGAAAGATTGATGAAAAGATGCTTTTGATTGACGGAACGGAATATAAATCAAAAATCGGGGGAAATGCAATGCTGGGAGTATCGATGGCGGTGGCCAGAGCGGCGGCTGAGGAAACAAAATTGCCTTTGTATTTGTATTTGAGAAAAAATTTTGGAATAGAGCAGGGGGAAATAAGACTGCCAAGACCAATGATTGTAATGATCGAAGGTGGAAAACACGCCGATAATTCAACCGATTTGCAGGAATATATGGTATCGATGCAGTTGGATGATAGCGCCCGAGAAAATGTGAGAAGAGAAATGGAAATTTATGGGAAATTAAAAAGCATTTTTAAAGAATTAAAAATTAACACTAATGTCGGCAATGAGGGGGCTTTTGCTTTTGCGGGAATTAAACAGCCCGATGTAACAATTACCGGCGCTTTTGCCCCTTTGGCAATGAAATCAAATGAAGAGCCGTTGGGATTATTATTGAGAGCAATAGAAATGGCGGGGTATAAACCGGAAACAGAGGCGGCGTTGTCAATCGACGCGGCCGCGTCTGAATTTTATGAAAACGGAAAATATAATTTAAAAACTGAAAACCGAGTGGTGACAGCCGAAGAATTAATTGAATATTACGATTCATGGTTAAACAAGTATCCAATCGCGACAATGGAAGATATGCTTCATGAGGACGATTGGGATAATTGGGTAAAATTAGTCGAAAAAATTAACGGTAAGATACCACTGATTGCTGATGATCTGACAGTAACTAATACCAAAAGGTGGCAGAAAGCAATTGAGATGAAGGCGGCAACGGCGATTTTGATCAAATTAAATCAGGCGGGCACATTGACGGAAACGGTGGACTGTTGTTTGTTGGCCAATAAGCATGGATTGATGACGGTGCCGTCACACCGCGGAGGAGGAGAAACAAATGATACATTTATGGTTGATTTGGCGGTGGCCGTGGGAAGCACCTATATTAAAGTCGGACCAACCAGGGGCGAGAGGGTTTGCAAGTATAATAGGTTAATGAGGATTGAGGAGGAAATAAGTGGAAAGTAA
- the groL gene encoding chaperonin GroEL (60 kDa chaperone family; promotes refolding of misfolded polypeptides especially under stressful conditions; forms two stacked rings of heptamers to form a barrel-shaped 14mer; ends can be capped by GroES; misfolded proteins enter the barrel where they are refolded when GroES binds), whose protein sequence is MAKQLKFGTEARQSLLNGINILSDAVITTLGPRGRNVAIDKKWGGPTVIHDGVSVAKEIELEDAYENMGAQLIKEAASKTNDIAGDGTTTATLLAQAIANKGLQNVAAGANPMMVRRGLEKGLKAILAELDSMKKDIKIDDKDSIEQVATISAGDEQIGKKIAEAVLKVGRDGLITAEEGKGLNLESKETSGMEFDQGFLSPYFATNTEAMEAVIERPYIIITDKKISSIQDILPFLEKLVKLTKNFVIIAEDIDGEALATLVVNKLRGTFNALAVKAPGFGDRRKAMLEDIAVLTGGKVISEDTGAKFDNTDPAEYCGQADSVTADKDKCRILGGKGSAGDVKARVSQLRAQMTKTTSDYDKEKLQERIAKLAGGAIVLEVGGATEVEMKERLERVKDAIDATKAAVEEGILPGGGVALLKASLIIDSLKPETEEEKVGFAILKYALEQPVRRLAENSGEDAGYIFNKIREAVEADKKSDYGYNAATGEMGSMTKFGVLDPAKVTKSALINAVSVGTMILTTDVLITDAPEKKSAGPAMPSGGMGGMGGMDM, encoded by the coding sequence ATGGCAAAACAATTAAAATTCGGCACAGAAGCCCGACAATCTCTTTTAAACGGTATTAACATTTTATCCGATGCCGTTATTACTACTCTCGGTCCAAGAGGCCGAAACGTTGCTATCGACAAAAAATGGGGTGGCCCAACCGTCATCCACGATGGTGTTTCTGTCGCCAAAGAAATCGAGCTGGAAGATGCCTATGAAAACATGGGTGCTCAATTGATCAAGGAGGCTGCCTCCAAAACCAACGATATTGCCGGAGACGGAACTACGACTGCCACTCTTTTAGCTCAGGCTATTGCCAACAAAGGTCTTCAAAATGTTGCCGCCGGTGCCAACCCCATGATGGTTCGTCGCGGTTTGGAAAAAGGCCTCAAGGCCATTCTTGCCGAACTTGACTCTATGAAAAAGGATATCAAGATCGATGACAAAGATTCTATCGAGCAAGTAGCCACCATTTCCGCCGGAGATGAGCAAATCGGTAAAAAAATTGCCGAGGCTGTCCTAAAAGTCGGCCGTGACGGTCTGATCACCGCCGAGGAAGGCAAAGGTTTAAATCTTGAAAGCAAAGAAACCAGCGGTATGGAATTTGACCAGGGTTTCCTTTCTCCCTACTTTGCCACCAATACTGAAGCCATGGAGGCTGTCATCGAACGCCCCTACATTATTATTACCGATAAAAAAATCAGTTCTATCCAGGATATTCTTCCTTTTCTGGAGAAATTAGTTAAGTTAACCAAAAACTTTGTCATTATTGCCGAAGATATCGATGGTGAAGCTCTGGCCACCTTGGTTGTCAATAAACTCCGTGGTACCTTTAACGCCTTGGCGGTAAAAGCTCCGGGTTTTGGAGATCGCCGCAAAGCCATGCTCGAAGACATTGCCGTTTTAACCGGCGGAAAGGTAATTTCCGAAGACACCGGTGCCAAATTTGACAACACCGATCCTGCCGAATATTGCGGTCAGGCCGATAGTGTTACTGCCGACAAAGACAAGTGTCGGATTCTGGGTGGAAAAGGCAGTGCTGGCGACGTCAAAGCCCGTGTTTCTCAGCTTCGCGCCCAAATGACCAAAACCACCTCCGATTATGACAAAGAAAAATTACAGGAAAGAATTGCCAAACTTGCCGGCGGCGCTATAGTGCTCGAAGTTGGTGGGGCTACTGAAGTCGAGATGAAAGAAAGACTTGAAAGGGTTAAAGATGCTATCGACGCCACCAAAGCTGCTGTCGAAGAGGGGATTCTCCCTGGCGGCGGTGTTGCCCTCCTGAAGGCTTCTTTGATCATCGATAGTCTGAAGCCGGAAACCGAAGAAGAAAAAGTCGGTTTTGCAATTCTTAAGTACGCTCTCGAGCAGCCGGTTCGTCGTCTTGCCGAAAATTCCGGTGAGGATGCTGGCTATATTTTTAACAAAATCCGCGAGGCGGTAGAGGCCGATAAAAAATCAGATTATGGTTACAATGCCGCCACTGGCGAAATGGGCTCTATGACCAAATTTGGTGTCCTCGACCCGGCCAAAGTTACCAAATCTGCTCTAATCAACGCCGTTTCTGTCGGTACTATGATTTTGACTACCGATGTTTTGATCACCGATGCCCCGGAGAAAAAATCAGCCGGGCCTGCTATGCCTTCAGGTGGCATGGGCGGTATGGGTGGTATGGACATGTGA